A stretch of Halodesulfovibrio sp. MK-HDV DNA encodes these proteins:
- a CDS encoding AsmA-like C-terminal region-containing protein: MRVAIRIVFYFFLTVAVCLGGLLAYAGWYIQSSNFPELIERNLTEATGYQWNINGELDLSIVPLAIEASDVKVVDPDTGTAIVSVGGVQSSVDIPTLLEGKIFIDHLSLQDLEVVLSDELLTRDKDDMADVDVKFSMGDIAGGFDLQGIDIQRGRVVWERKTDNGKDFVAATDMNLQVNFSTKTLFDISCAIESNIVPTQGQLQLVGETDFTSKTLTIENVIGTLDWTGSVELEGRVVPTAINVVYDVNWPSGEVKLTDVKAEVAKGRLAFNGKLTDSTNENWKLAGDAVVQDLSLSYWFGFTENLPTSLNHALDSIDGTLTVVMTKDRVWSDNLKADVLGMKLTGVGGVKDFSAPVIYIDAKGNDIDVNKIFPEIGLNPPKVLPKPTDDSPPIFRYTPDEPADAKPAAKKVAKSASKTDPKAVSKASPKKGTEKAAADKKSKAKAKTNAKAKAKDDPLDDFSVGYDIRVGAKRATAYGFVVNDLAFRCWPAPNNDTLTSYKIGNAYGGSLDSVLTITDDLHLKATFKKVKTAEIARILTGDALIAGVAGGTIDVRAKARTVFGLVAGLGGKINAVFRDGYVKSLGKQRADGKIASSKNFFKELKIDLSGKSLTKVPDKAGNDLPYFWDLSVFFDRKDSAVSYLTKVKGPITMSAKRVLPVRGDNVDLDMTWNGTMAVNETRVPLTARLVSKCTYNMETEDLSIRDGMFTFDNQSFRVEGNGKQFITAPEIKGTFAGQEFDLRPLLTTLDLLRWQPRDAAAFRRASLRGEFDIRKGRYALYNVVGYVDDSALKGSVLVNLNGTIPTIRADAALGDIMLTRYFPPEDVDVRAEVFNEKPWDLDWLNKIDMKGSLKVSSLRFDPIDAQDLVTPISIGDGKVQIGPLEATMYNGTFSGEFGGVLNGKLDSKIVANANSVDLALASKGAAGEDYLGGMGTGYVEAHGQLGSSYDILANLDGIWGISVKDGFFGFSKDKKGKIQKTTFTSAVSDGDIKQGVLSSNNTAVVSPFVDMRGGGKIDLPKRHIDYKVNVTYARIPTVPVTIVGDWNDPKVTVDGLSVVPRTVGKIGGGVFSILKDAVLIPFRALDLLPSSK; this comes from the coding sequence GTGCGTGTAGCAATACGTATAGTTTTTTATTTCTTCCTTACGGTAGCCGTTTGTCTCGGTGGTCTTTTGGCGTATGCGGGATGGTATATCCAATCTTCCAATTTTCCAGAACTGATTGAACGTAACCTCACAGAGGCGACGGGGTATCAGTGGAATATTAATGGTGAGTTGGATCTTTCTATTGTCCCGTTGGCCATTGAAGCCTCGGACGTGAAGGTTGTTGATCCTGACACAGGCACAGCTATTGTGAGCGTAGGCGGCGTACAATCCAGCGTAGACATTCCAACACTCCTTGAGGGCAAGATCTTCATTGATCATTTGAGCTTGCAGGACTTGGAAGTTGTTCTTTCTGATGAACTGCTGACGAGAGATAAAGACGACATGGCCGATGTTGATGTGAAGTTCTCCATGGGTGATATCGCCGGTGGTTTTGACTTGCAGGGCATCGATATTCAACGTGGCCGTGTGGTATGGGAACGCAAAACTGACAACGGAAAAGATTTTGTTGCTGCAACAGATATGAACTTGCAGGTTAATTTTAGTACAAAAACATTATTCGATATATCGTGCGCCATTGAAAGCAATATTGTGCCTACACAGGGGCAGTTGCAGCTGGTTGGCGAGACTGACTTTACGTCCAAAACCCTTACTATCGAAAACGTTATCGGTACGCTGGACTGGACTGGCAGTGTAGAACTGGAAGGGCGTGTTGTTCCTACAGCTATTAACGTCGTGTATGATGTAAACTGGCCTTCGGGTGAAGTTAAACTTACTGATGTTAAGGCAGAAGTTGCCAAGGGCAGACTGGCCTTTAATGGTAAGCTTACAGATAGTACCAACGAGAACTGGAAGCTTGCCGGTGATGCTGTTGTGCAGGACTTGAGCTTGTCATATTGGTTTGGTTTTACTGAGAACTTGCCGACTAGCTTGAATCACGCACTTGATAGCATTGACGGTACACTTACTGTTGTGATGACAAAGGATCGCGTGTGGTCTGACAACTTGAAAGCTGATGTGCTGGGCATGAAGCTTACTGGTGTCGGCGGCGTTAAAGATTTTTCTGCCCCGGTGATCTATATTGATGCTAAGGGCAATGACATTGATGTAAACAAAATTTTTCCAGAAATAGGCCTGAACCCGCCGAAGGTGTTACCTAAGCCGACGGATGATTCTCCGCCAATTTTCCGCTACACGCCTGATGAGCCAGCAGATGCTAAACCGGCTGCAAAGAAAGTTGCTAAATCTGCATCAAAGACTGATCCGAAAGCAGTATCAAAGGCGTCGCCTAAAAAGGGTACTGAAAAAGCGGCTGCGGATAAGAAGTCAAAAGCCAAAGCTAAAACCAATGCCAAGGCTAAAGCTAAAGACGACCCGCTTGACGATTTTTCTGTGGGCTACGATATCCGCGTAGGTGCAAAACGCGCCACGGCGTATGGCTTTGTTGTGAACGATCTTGCGTTCCGTTGCTGGCCAGCGCCGAACAATGACACGCTCACTTCCTATAAGATTGGTAACGCATACGGCGGCAGTCTGGATTCCGTGCTGACTATTACCGATGATCTTCATTTGAAAGCCACATTCAAAAAAGTGAAAACAGCAGAAATTGCCCGTATCCTTACAGGCGATGCACTTATTGCAGGTGTTGCGGGCGGCACAATCGATGTGCGTGCAAAAGCACGTACCGTGTTTGGTCTGGTCGCAGGGCTTGGCGGCAAGATTAATGCTGTTTTTAGAGATGGGTATGTGAAGTCTCTGGGTAAACAGCGGGCTGACGGTAAAATCGCATCCAGCAAAAACTTTTTTAAAGAACTGAAAATTGATTTGTCCGGTAAAAGCCTGACAAAAGTGCCTGATAAAGCTGGTAATGACCTTCCATATTTTTGGGATCTGTCTGTGTTTTTCGACAGAAAAGATTCCGCTGTTTCGTACCTTACCAAAGTTAAAGGTCCGATCACTATGAGCGCAAAACGGGTGTTGCCTGTGCGCGGTGATAATGTCGATCTGGATATGACCTGGAACGGAACTATGGCTGTAAACGAAACACGGGTTCCGCTCACAGCACGTCTGGTAAGCAAGTGCACATACAATATGGAGACAGAAGATCTGTCTATCCGTGACGGTATGTTTACCTTTGACAACCAGAGCTTCAGAGTTGAGGGCAACGGTAAGCAGTTTATTACTGCGCCTGAAATTAAGGGTACTTTTGCGGGACAGGAATTTGATCTGCGACCGCTTTTAACTACGCTTGACCTGTTGCGCTGGCAGCCGCGTGATGCAGCTGCATTCAGACGTGCAAGTCTGCGTGGTGAATTTGATATACGTAAAGGACGCTACGCTCTCTATAATGTAGTAGGTTACGTGGATGATTCCGCATTGAAAGGTTCTGTGCTGGTTAACCTTAACGGTACAATTCCAACCATACGTGCAGACGCAGCTCTTGGTGATATTATGCTGACGCGCTATTTCCCACCGGAAGATGTGGATGTGCGTGCTGAAGTTTTCAATGAAAAACCGTGGGATCTGGATTGGTTGAACAAAATTGATATGAAGGGCAGTTTGAAAGTAAGTTCCCTGCGCTTTGATCCTATTGATGCACAAGATTTGGTAACGCCTATTAGCATAGGTGATGGCAAGGTGCAGATAGGGCCGTTGGAAGCAACCATGTATAATGGTACGTTCTCCGGTGAATTCGGGGGTGTTCTCAACGGCAAGCTGGATAGTAAAATTGTGGCTAATGCCAACAGCGTAGACTTGGCGCTGGCATCAAAGGGTGCTGCGGGCGAAGATTACCTTGGTGGAATGGGCACAGGCTATGTGGAAGCCCATGGGCAACTAGGTTCCAGCTACGACATACTTGCAAACCTTGATGGCATCTGGGGTATTTCAGTAAAAGACGGCTTCTTCGGATTCAGCAAAGATAAAAAAGGCAAGATCCAAAAAACAACATTCACCTCCGCGGTGAGTGATGGTGATATTAAACAGGGCGTTTTGAGTAGTAACAATACAGCTGTTGTTTCACCTTTTGTTGATATGCGCGGTGGCGGTAAAATCGACCTGCCGAAGAGGCATATTGATTACAAGGTAAACGTAACATACGCCCGTATCCCAACGGTTCCTGTAACCATTGTGGGCGACTGGAATGATCCTAAAGTTACGGTGGACGGCTTAAGCGTTGTTCCGCGTACTGTCGGTAAAATTGGCGGTGGTGTTTTCTCCATTCTTAAGGATGCCGTACTCATTCCATTTAGAGCCTTGGATTTACTCCCGTCCAGTAAATAA
- a CDS encoding nitrogen regulation protein NR(II), with amino-acid sequence MEIADLSKERSTIIIAIVTLITIGLSLIVSTGQTLRQQEEARLQHLKLTARSVLQSVDISLRTGILTQNDKVAGLPSTAKFFRELQRSGEVMFVGLLDEKGGQILSSLEGGASNTILFPQQAIPTMVQTGTWDGIAKFGDRRVYVYAKHSQGLETQSLEPDAPKRNTFLVVGLDMTKHFAIYKGFKQNALFQAAYILIAAIFTWALAMALLKRRELAGKALQLERFQARLLDNLPDGLLIVSPDNVIRAANPAAHDVFQAKGSGLAGLSVSDLPEDLANCLKNLPLDSNANWEQVTVQGSHLEILSVPLKEHKEAGSRLVLIRDRTRFRELEKSLQDAEKMAALGTIAAGMAHEIRNPLSALRGFAQYFAKKFKGKEPDETYAQTMITEADRLNRVITDLLYLSRPRAVQKEKVDLLELSEGISNLLRLDLEGKDVQLEVSLESSYVQADADLLKQTVINLMLNSLDAMEAAGTEKKQIHIASAHGEDGVWIFVRDNGPGMDKQQIDQAFEPFYTTKSKGTGLGLALINKTMMEHEGKALIESSAGRGCTIALFFPDVEDEENYVL; translated from the coding sequence ATGGAAATTGCAGATTTAAGTAAAGAGCGAAGTACGATCATCATCGCAATTGTAACACTGATTACAATTGGGCTTTCGCTTATTGTTTCGACAGGACAAACCTTACGTCAGCAGGAAGAAGCGCGCTTGCAGCATCTCAAATTAACTGCACGCTCTGTACTTCAGTCTGTTGATATTTCTTTGCGCACCGGTATTCTTACTCAGAATGATAAGGTGGCGGGACTACCGAGTACCGCAAAATTTTTCCGCGAGCTACAGCGAAGCGGCGAAGTAATGTTTGTTGGTCTGCTTGATGAAAAGGGCGGCCAAATTCTTTCTTCCCTCGAGGGTGGCGCTTCTAATACCATTCTGTTCCCGCAGCAGGCTATTCCTACAATGGTGCAGACTGGCACATGGGACGGCATCGCCAAGTTCGGTGACCGTCGTGTATACGTGTATGCCAAGCATAGTCAGGGGCTGGAGACACAGTCGCTGGAACCGGATGCACCGAAGAGAAACACCTTCCTTGTTGTTGGTCTGGACATGACCAAGCACTTTGCCATCTACAAAGGGTTCAAACAGAACGCACTGTTTCAGGCTGCATATATTCTCATAGCCGCAATTTTTACATGGGCGCTTGCTATGGCGTTACTCAAACGACGAGAGCTTGCAGGCAAAGCCTTACAGCTTGAACGTTTTCAGGCGCGTTTGCTTGATAACCTGCCGGATGGGCTTCTTATTGTAAGTCCGGATAATGTGATCCGAGCCGCAAACCCCGCCGCGCATGATGTCTTTCAAGCAAAGGGCAGTGGGCTTGCCGGACTCTCGGTATCAGATCTTCCTGAAGATCTAGCAAATTGCCTTAAAAATTTACCGCTGGATTCCAACGCAAACTGGGAACAGGTAACGGTTCAGGGTTCGCATCTGGAAATTCTTTCCGTGCCGCTTAAAGAGCACAAAGAAGCCGGTTCCCGACTCGTTTTGATTCGTGACAGAACGCGTTTCCGTGAGCTGGAAAAAAGTTTGCAGGATGCTGAAAAGATGGCTGCCCTCGGCACAATTGCCGCAGGTATGGCGCACGAAATCAGAAACCCGCTCAGCGCATTACGTGGTTTTGCACAATATTTCGCCAAAAAATTTAAAGGCAAAGAACCGGACGAAACATACGCTCAAACTATGATTACCGAAGCCGACAGGCTGAACCGCGTAATTACAGACTTGCTGTATCTTTCCCGTCCGCGTGCTGTTCAAAAAGAAAAAGTAGATCTTCTGGAGCTTTCAGAGGGCATCAGCAACTTGCTGCGTCTTGATCTGGAAGGAAAAGATGTTCAGTTGGAAGTCAGCCTCGAGTCATCATACGTGCAGGCAGATGCTGATTTATTGAAGCAGACAGTTATTAACCTGATGCTCAACAGCCTTGATGCGATGGAAGCAGCCGGAACCGAGAAAAAGCAGATTCATATTGCGTCTGCTCACGGTGAAGATGGTGTTTGGATTTTTGTTCGGGATAACGGCCCCGGCATGGACAAGCAGCAGATAGATCAAGCATTCGAACCATTTTATACTACAAAATCAAAAGGCACTGGCCTCGGGCTTGCCTTAATCAACAAAACCATGATGGAACACGAAGGAAAGGCATTGATTGAATCCAGTGCCGGACGCGGATGCACCATCGCACTCTTTTTCCCCGACGTGGAAGATGAGGAAAATTATGTCTTATAA
- a CDS encoding sigma-54 dependent transcriptional regulator, translated as MSYNKQLLVIDDEPALRMMVRAVVEDAGWSVAEASSGEAGIDHLASHNVNVVLLDMRMTGIDGSETLAIIQEKYPNLPVIMLTAFGTVGSAVEAMKRGAFDYLSKPADNDELIAVLEKAYTHGRLLAENDNLRKKFIGNDPSEKIIGGCAAMQDMLELIRQVGPTEATVLVMGESGTGKELIAEALHERSNRAAFPMVKINCAALPGNLLESELFGYVRGAFTGAVKDKPGRFQLAKGGTIFLDEIGEMPIELQAKLLRALQERVVEPLGAVKPVEIDVRIIAATNRNLREAVAKGEFREDLYFRLNVLELISPPLRDRLDDLPLLVSRLLDKLGRKNRKSVRGVSPDFMQKLTTHAWPGNVRELENVLERALILSRSELLNVESLPPVFIDPPKVAPTMQTQFVQQDGMASGQQNYGQPNLNAPSGAEFSGQGAAQNGFGQPEFTPTDFHRTDFSSQGGYNNQAAYNGQQGYNGQAEQMPPQNGNGSRTISRPKTLDDAERQALIEALNANGGHRERTADALGISRRTLQYKLRKYGLTKRS; from the coding sequence ATGTCTTATAATAAACAGCTGTTAGTTATAGATGATGAACCGGCACTGCGCATGATGGTGCGTGCGGTTGTAGAAGATGCAGGCTGGAGTGTTGCCGAGGCAAGTTCTGGTGAAGCCGGTATCGACCATCTTGCATCGCACAATGTGAACGTAGTTCTCCTTGATATGCGGATGACAGGCATAGACGGCAGTGAAACGCTTGCCATTATTCAGGAAAAATATCCAAACTTACCTGTAATTATGCTTACAGCGTTCGGTACAGTCGGCTCAGCCGTTGAAGCAATGAAACGCGGTGCCTTTGATTATCTAAGCAAGCCCGCAGACAACGATGAGCTTATAGCCGTGCTTGAAAAAGCGTACACCCACGGCAGGCTGCTGGCGGAAAACGATAATCTGCGCAAAAAATTTATTGGCAACGATCCGTCCGAAAAAATCATCGGTGGATGTGCAGCCATGCAGGATATGCTTGAGCTTATCCGCCAAGTCGGGCCAACCGAGGCAACCGTACTTGTCATGGGTGAATCCGGTACCGGTAAAGAGCTTATTGCAGAAGCACTGCATGAGCGCAGCAACCGTGCCGCTTTTCCGATGGTTAAAATTAACTGCGCAGCCTTACCGGGTAACTTGCTCGAAAGTGAGCTGTTCGGTTACGTCCGCGGTGCCTTTACCGGTGCAGTTAAAGACAAGCCCGGTCGGTTCCAGCTCGCAAAGGGTGGAACAATCTTTCTTGATGAGATCGGTGAAATGCCGATTGAGCTGCAAGCCAAACTTCTCCGTGCCCTGCAAGAGCGCGTGGTAGAGCCGCTTGGGGCAGTCAAACCAGTTGAGATTGACGTGCGAATTATCGCGGCAACAAACCGTAACCTCCGAGAAGCCGTTGCAAAAGGCGAGTTCCGCGAAGACCTCTATTTCCGACTCAACGTATTGGAGCTTATTTCTCCGCCGCTTCGTGATCGTCTTGATGACTTGCCGTTGCTCGTCAGCCGTCTACTCGACAAGCTCGGGCGCAAAAACCGTAAAAGTGTACGTGGTGTCAGTCCTGATTTTATGCAGAAGCTTACCACCCACGCATGGCCCGGTAACGTCCGTGAGCTTGAGAATGTGCTCGAACGAGCGCTCATTCTTTCGCGTTCAGAGCTTCTCAACGTTGAGTCTTTGCCGCCAGTGTTTATCGATCCGCCAAAGGTTGCACCGACTATGCAGACACAGTTTGTACAGCAGGATGGTATGGCTTCAGGGCAGCAGAATTATGGTCAGCCGAATCTCAATGCGCCATCCGGTGCAGAGTTTTCCGGTCAAGGAGCGGCACAAAACGGGTTCGGGCAGCCAGAGTTTACCCCTACAGATTTCCATCGTACCGACTTCAGCAGTCAAGGTGGCTACAATAATCAAGCAGCTTATAACGGGCAGCAGGGGTACAACGGGCAAGCAGAGCAAATGCCGCCTCAAAATGGCAACGGTTCACGGACTATTTCTAGACCCAAGACACTTGATGATGCAGAGCGGCAAGCGCTCATAGAGGCGCTCAACGCTAACGGTGGGCACCGTGAACGCACTGCAGATGCGCTTGGCATTAGCAGGCGTACGCTCCAGTACAAGTTACGCAAATATGGTTTGACCAAGAGAAGTTAG
- a CDS encoding Vat family streptogramin A O-acetyltransferase: MLSKRNTLFGPNPNDKEPMKGFPQVGYLKNFITSENIIVGDYTYYDDPDGVENFEKNVLYHFPFIGDKLIIGKFCAIARATTFIMNGANHKVSGFSTYPFQIFGNGWEKVMPESGDLPFKGDTVIGNDVWIGYDATIMPGVTIGNGAIIASKAVVTKDVPPYAVVGGNPATVLKYRFDETTISELTKIAWWDWSKEKITRNLEAVVGNNIEALRSAQ; the protein is encoded by the coding sequence ATGTTATCAAAGAGAAATACCTTGTTTGGTCCAAATCCCAATGACAAAGAGCCTATGAAAGGATTTCCGCAAGTCGGATATCTTAAAAATTTCATCACATCTGAAAATATTATCGTTGGTGACTACACCTATTATGATGATCCAGATGGTGTAGAGAACTTTGAAAAGAATGTTCTCTATCACTTTCCCTTCATCGGGGACAAATTAATCATCGGTAAATTTTGCGCAATTGCCCGCGCGACAACATTTATCATGAATGGGGCAAACCATAAGGTCTCTGGATTCTCGACATATCCTTTTCAGATTTTTGGTAACGGCTGGGAAAAAGTAATGCCCGAAAGCGGTGATCTGCCATTTAAGGGAGACACTGTCATAGGCAATGATGTGTGGATAGGATACGACGCAACCATCATGCCCGGTGTTACCATCGGAAACGGTGCTATTATTGCCAGCAAGGCTGTTGTAACAAAAGATGTTCCGCCATACGCAGTTGTGGGCGGGAATCCAGCAACAGTGCTTAAATATCGTTTTGATGAAACCACCATTAGTGAGCTTACCAAAATTGCATGGTGGGATTGGTCAAAAGAAAAAATCACCCGAAATCTTGAAGCTGTTGTAGGAAATAACATAGAAGCACTACGTAGCGCTCAATAA
- a CDS encoding OmpA family protein gives MTIKRTLLIALSLVLFATSVVQAQEYILQPKVASFNFLIDDSGSMMMHEAQTGKKKIVLAKNIVLMINEAMPPLPYMAAAQTFTPFQPIVGYGPHDVGVMARAVNSITTDKEIRARWTKIGEAFDLLTPMATKMACSNAVILVTDGVSNMGPDPVDSLMGFYNANPQTCVHFISFADTAEGSETLMEMFNLNSCSVMADGKTLLNDPIAFNEFMVDVFYTPIEVADEVIVIDNVLFKFDSSALRPEVRCILDEAAAMILASGNCTTVIGHTDSIGTAKYNMGLSLRRAMSVRNYLMKKGVPGDSIEVVGKGEFEPEFTNETADGRRLNRRVNIVLQ, from the coding sequence ATGACGATTAAGAGAACATTGCTTATCGCGCTTTCTCTTGTGTTGTTTGCTACATCCGTAGTCCAGGCGCAAGAGTACATCCTTCAACCTAAAGTTGCCAGTTTCAACTTCCTTATTGATGACTCTGGCTCCATGATGATGCACGAAGCGCAAACAGGAAAGAAAAAGATCGTCCTTGCAAAGAACATTGTTCTGATGATCAACGAAGCGATGCCGCCGCTACCTTACATGGCAGCAGCTCAGACCTTCACACCTTTCCAACCTATCGTTGGCTACGGACCGCATGATGTTGGTGTAATGGCAAGAGCTGTTAACTCCATCACTACAGACAAAGAAATCCGTGCACGTTGGACCAAAATTGGTGAAGCATTTGATCTGCTTACACCAATGGCAACCAAAATGGCATGTAGTAATGCAGTGATCCTTGTTACTGATGGCGTAAGCAATATGGGTCCAGACCCAGTAGATTCCCTTATGGGCTTCTACAATGCTAACCCACAGACTTGTGTACACTTCATCTCTTTTGCAGACACAGCAGAAGGCAGCGAAACCTTGATGGAAATGTTTAACCTTAATTCTTGTTCAGTAATGGCAGACGGAAAAACTTTGCTTAATGATCCGATTGCATTCAACGAGTTTATGGTTGACGTATTCTACACACCAATCGAAGTTGCTGACGAAGTTATCGTAATTGATAACGTACTCTTCAAGTTTGATTCATCTGCACTCCGCCCTGAAGTTCGTTGCATCTTAGATGAAGCAGCAGCTATGATCTTAGCTAGCGGAAATTGCACAACTGTTATTGGTCACACCGATTCCATCGGTACAGCCAAATACAACATGGGACTGTCACTTCGTCGTGCAATGTCTGTCCGTAACTACCTTATGAAAAAAGGCGTACCGGGCGACTCAATCGAAGTAGTTGGCAAAGGTGAATTCGAACCTGAGTTCACAAACGAAACAGCTGATGGTCGTCGACTTAACCGTCGAGTAAACATCGTGCTTCAATAG
- a CDS encoding MerR family transcriptional regulator — protein sequence MYTVGRLAKKFGLSRSTLLYYDSIGLLSPIHHTKGAYRQYSEDDAERLRRICMYRETGVSLKNITQILASETTSETAAVLEERLQALSKEMAMLQNQQRIVADLLQKSALPAASINTDTWTTMFKDAGLSTEDMRRWHADFERMSPDEHVQFLKGLHMPEKEISMIRSWAGAPQSILKLQQESEEFMTTFFRFYEGLDRKGPGNYAETYRALQLCTDSPKEPNILDIGCGSGNNAVDLAKMSAGTITAIDIYEPFLKEARDNARAAGVGDRIVTQKEDMAKLPFKAGEFDIIWSEGASYIMGFDAALAYWKQFINPQGYLVISEAVWLRDDNPEELQSFWKEAYPAMRNSEKNINAIKEEGYTVVGNFVIPESDWDIFYDALELHIQNLPLALSNEPYAEDILALINREIRLYRRFRGHYGYEFYVIQTT from the coding sequence ATGTATACAGTCGGCAGGCTTGCCAAAAAGTTTGGCTTATCCAGAAGCACTCTCCTCTATTACGATTCCATAGGATTGCTTTCCCCTATTCATCATACAAAAGGCGCTTATCGCCAGTACTCAGAAGATGATGCAGAAAGATTACGTCGTATCTGTATGTATCGGGAGACAGGTGTAAGCCTCAAAAACATTACTCAGATTCTCGCTTCAGAAACAACATCTGAAACAGCCGCTGTACTCGAAGAGCGGTTGCAAGCGCTGAGTAAAGAAATGGCAATGCTACAGAATCAGCAAAGGATTGTGGCAGATTTACTCCAAAAATCTGCCCTGCCGGCTGCCTCTATAAACACAGACACATGGACAACCATGTTTAAAGATGCAGGCTTAAGCACAGAAGACATGCGCCGCTGGCATGCAGACTTTGAACGTATGAGCCCTGACGAGCATGTTCAATTTTTGAAAGGACTGCATATGCCGGAAAAAGAAATTTCTATGATCCGCTCATGGGCGGGCGCACCACAGTCCATCTTAAAGTTACAGCAAGAGTCAGAAGAATTTATGACAACTTTTTTTCGTTTCTATGAAGGGCTTGATAGAAAAGGGCCGGGCAACTACGCGGAAACGTACCGAGCGCTGCAACTTTGTACCGATAGTCCAAAAGAACCAAATATTTTAGATATTGGTTGCGGCAGCGGAAACAATGCTGTTGACCTTGCAAAAATGTCCGCTGGCACCATTACGGCAATAGACATTTATGAGCCATTTTTGAAAGAAGCACGGGATAACGCGCGTGCTGCCGGTGTGGGCGACCGAATTGTCACGCAGAAAGAAGATATGGCAAAACTGCCATTCAAAGCTGGAGAGTTCGATATTATCTGGTCGGAAGGTGCTTCATACATAATGGGGTTTGACGCTGCACTTGCATATTGGAAGCAATTTATCAACCCGCAGGGATACCTTGTAATAAGTGAAGCAGTATGGTTGCGTGACGATAACCCTGAAGAATTGCAGAGTTTTTGGAAAGAAGCGTACCCTGCAATGCGTAATTCTGAAAAGAACATTAACGCAATAAAAGAAGAGGGTTACACGGTAGTGGGTAATTTCGTCATACCCGAGTCAGACTGGGACATCTTCTACGATGCACTTGAGTTGCATATACAAAATTTACCCCTTGCATTGTCCAACGAGCCATACGCAGAGGACATTTTGGCGCTCATAAACCGAGAAATCCGGCTCTACAGGCGGTTCAGAGGACACTATGGGTACGAATTCTATGTGATACAAACGACCTAA
- a CDS encoding GNAT family N-acetyltransferase: MNISIRKTSASDLSEIMRVEEEAFGYPKEANLVRALLNDQTAEPGLSLLAFDGDEAIGHIMFTAVKIGGNDIVASILAPLAVVPKSQKKGVGGKLINAGLDLLREAGVSIVFVLGHPTYYPKYGFAPVHPHAINAPYPIPEECRDAWMMQILDDTAPETISGTVVVSDQLGKPEHWRE; this comes from the coding sequence ATGAATATCAGTATTAGAAAAACAAGCGCCAGCGACCTTTCGGAAATCATGCGTGTTGAAGAAGAGGCATTCGGATACCCAAAAGAGGCGAATCTGGTACGCGCTCTACTAAATGATCAGACTGCGGAACCGGGATTATCGTTACTGGCTTTTGATGGCGATGAAGCCATTGGGCATATTATGTTCACGGCTGTCAAAATTGGGGGTAATGATATTGTGGCCTCTATTTTAGCACCCCTTGCGGTTGTTCCTAAATCTCAAAAAAAGGGCGTAGGCGGCAAGCTTATTAATGCAGGATTGGATTTATTGCGCGAGGCAGGAGTCAGCATCGTGTTCGTGCTTGGGCACCCTACATATTATCCTAAGTACGGTTTTGCTCCTGTTCATCCTCATGCTATTAATGCTCCATACCCAATTCCAGAAGAGTGTCGCGATGCCTGGATGATGCAGATTCTGGATGATACCGCGCCGGAGACCATTAGCGGAACAGTTGTTGTTTCTGACCAGCTGGGCAAGCCGGAGCACTGGCGAGAATAA